The DNA window CGTCCTAGTCTCTTCTCCATCTGCGGAGGACATCCCCGTGTCTCTGCTTCATCTGCGAGGACGTCCTcgtctctgctccatctgcggAGGGTGTCCTTGTGTCTCTTctccatctgcggaggacgtcctagtttctcttctccatctgcggaggacgtcctagtttctcttctccatctgcggaggacgttcttgtgtctcttctccatctgcggaggacgtccttgtgtctctgctccatctgcggAGAATGTCCTTGTGTCTCGgctccatctgcggaggacgtcctagtgtctctgctccatctgcggaggacgtcctcgtgtctctgctccatctgcggaggacgtcctcgtgtctctgctccatctgcggAAGACGTCCTcgtgtctctgctccatctgcggaggacgtcctagtgtctcttctccatctgcggaggacgtcCTAGTGTCTCTTCTCCATCTACGGAGGACGTCCTagtgtctctgctccatctgcggaggacATCGTGTCGAtgctccatctgcggaggacgtcCTAGTGTCGAtgctccatctgcggaggacgtcctagtgtctctgctccatctgcggaggacgtcctagtgtctctgctccatctgcggaggacgtcctcgtgtctctgctccatctgcggAGGATAGGATGTCCTcgtgtctctgctccatctgcggAGGATGTTCTcgtgtctctgctccatctgcaGAGGACGTCCTTGTGTCTCTTCTCCATCTGCGGAGGATGTCCTcgtgtctctgctccatctgcggaggacgtcctcgtgtctcttctccatctgcggaggacgtcCTAGTGTCTCTGTtccatctgcggaggacgtcctcgtgtctctgctccatctgcggaggacgtcctagtgtctcttctccatctgcggaggacgtcctagtgtctctgctccatctgcggaggacgtcctagtgtctctgctccatctgcggaggacgtcctagtgtctctgctccatctgcggaggacgtcctagtgtctctgctccatctgcggaggacgtcctcgtgtctctgctccatctgcggaggacgtcctagtgtctcttctccatctgcggaggacgtcctagtgtctctgctccatctgcggaggacgtccttgtgtctctgctccatctgcggaggacgtcctcgtgtctcttctccatctgcggaggacgtcctagtgtctctgctccatctgcggaggacgtcctcgtgtctctgctccatctgcggaggacgtcctagtgtctcttctccatctgcggaggacgtcctagtgtctctgctccatctgcggaggacgtcctagtgtctcttctccatctgcggaggacgtcctagtgtctctgctccatctgcggaggacgtcctagtgtctctgctccatctgcggaggacgtcctagtgtctctgctccatctgcggaggacgtcctagtgtctctgctccatctgcggaggacgtcctcgtgtctctgctccatctgcggAGGATAGGATGTCCTcgtgtctctgctccatctgcggaggacgtcctagtgtctcttctccatctgcggaggacgtcgtgtctctgctccatctgcggaggacgtcctcgtgtctctgctccatctgcaGAGGACGTCCTCGTGTCTCTTctccatctgcggaggacgtcctcgtgtctcttctccatctgcggaggacgtcctagtgtctctgctccatctgcggaggacgtcctagtgtctcttctccatctgcggaggacgtcctagtgtctcttctccatctgcggaggacgtcgtgtctctgctccatctgcggaggacgtcctcgtgtctctgctccatctgcggaggacgtcctcgtgtctctgctccatctgcggaggacgtcctagtgtctcttctccatctgcggaggacgtcGTGTCGAtgctccatctgcggaggacgtcGTGTCGAtgctccatctgcggaggacgtcctcgtgtctctgctccatctgcggaggacgtcctcgtgtctcttctccatctgcggaggacgtcCTCGTGTCTATTctccatctgcggaggacgtcctcgtgtctcttctccatctgcggaggacgtcctagtgtctcttctccatctgcggaggacgtcctagtgtctctgctccatctgcggaggacgtcctagtgtctctgctccatctgcggaggacgtccttgtgtctcttctccatctgcggaggacgtcctcgtgtctctgctccatctgcggAGTTTGTGGCAAGTTATATATTTTCCTGGTGTCGAGGCTGGAGCTGTAGTGACTTGTGTGGCCACTAGAGGGCAACTGGGATACTTGTAATCAGGCAGTAAATTGAAATGCTGAAAAGAGGCTTATTGAGGGGGAGGGGCTATAAGTTTGCCATCACTGCCGTAAAGTGACTATTAATGCTCGCTCTGTCTCTCTCCACAGGTGTCACCTCAATGACATAGAGAATATTGTGCCGTTTCTGGGCGTGGGCCTTCTCTACGCCCTCAGTAACCCCGAGCTGTCCTGCGCTCTGCTGCATTTCCGTGTCTTTGCGGCCAGTCGCGTTCTGCACACCATCGCCTACTTGACGCCACTGCCGCAGCCCAGCCGTGCTCTCACCTTCCTGGTTGGCTTCCTGACGACGTTGTCCATGGCGTTTTGCACTGTGCGCAGCCTTCTCTACATCTAGGGGGCCACACCTGATGCGGGGGCGTGGCTATCTGGAAGCCCTGCCCCCACCTTTATGTGTTCTTATAAGAATAGATTTGGGGTTTTTTACCTGATTTGTCTCCTCCTTTTTTGTGCTTGACAGTATTTCTAAGCGGTGCCCCCATTAGCCATGGCCATAGCTGGTACTGCATCGTAACAAATCATCACAAGCGTCTCATCCACTGACAGTGACACAATGTCAATCAGCTTTAGTATCGCATAGTAGGTGTAGCCTGCATTCAAGAAGCTCCTCCCCCTTCAAGAATGGCAGAAGTTCTCTCTCATTTCTTTCTGCTATGACCCAAAGAGGAGTGGCTACATGGAGGgtatccccatcactgccccgcccaccaggaagcacagactattatccccatcactgccccgcccaccaagaagcacagactattatccccatcactgtcccgcccaccaggaagcacagactattatccccatcactgTCCCGCCCACCAGGAAGCACAGACTATTATCTCCATCACTGTCCCGCCCACCAGGAAGCACAGACTATTATACCCATCACTGTCCCACCCACCAGGGGGCACAGactattatccccatcactgccccgcccaccaggaagcacagactcttatccccatcactgccccgcccACCAGGAAGCACAGACTATTATACCCATCACTGTCCCGCCCACCAGGAAGCACAGACTCTTATCCCCATCACTGTCCCGCCCACCAGGAAGCACAGACTcttatccccatcactgccccgcccaccaggaagcacagactattatccccatcactgccccgcccaccaagaagcacagactattatccccatcactgccccgcccaccaggaagcacagactattatacccatcactgccccgcccaccaggaagcacagactcttatccccatcactgtcccgctcaccaggaagcacagactattatccccatcactgccccgcccaccaggaagcacagactattatacccatcactgccccgcccacaaggaagcacagactcttatccccatcactgccccgctcaccaggaagcacagactattatacccatcactgccccgcccaccaggaagcacagactattatccccatcactgccccaccCACCAGGGGGCACAGactattatccccatcactgTCCCGCCCACCAAGGGGCACAGACTcttatccccatcactgccccgcccACCAGGAAGCACAGACTATTATACCCATCACTGTCCCACCCACCAGGGGGCACAGACTCTTATCCCCATCACTGTCCCGCTCACCAGGAAGCACAGactattatccccatcactgTCCCGCCCACCAAGGGGCACAGACTcttatccccatcactgccccgcccaccaggaagcacagactcttatccccatcactgccccgcccACCAGGAAGCACAGACTATTATACCCATCACTGTCCCACCCACCAGGGGGTACAGACTCTTATACCCATCACTGCCCCGCCCACCAGGAAGCACAGactattatccccatcactgccccgcccaccaggaagcacagactattatccccatcactgTCCCACCCA is part of the Leptodactylus fuscus isolate aLepFus1 unplaced genomic scaffold, aLepFus1.hap2 HAP2_SCAFFOLD_86, whole genome shotgun sequence genome and encodes:
- the MGST1 gene encoding microsomal glutathione S-transferase 1, with amino-acid sequence MTSLADIEVFRAFATYATLVLVKMMLMSLVTAFYRITRKVFANPEDAKSHSKGGDPKKYIRTDPDVERVRRCHLNDIENIVPFLGVGLLYALSNPELSCALLHFRVFAASRVLHTIAYLTPLPQPSRALTFLVGFLTTLSMAFCTVRSLLYI